From one Microbacterium aurum genomic stretch:
- the trpD gene encoding anthranilate phosphoribosyltransferase has protein sequence MAELYSWPEILTAVLDRRDLSVSESTWAMRQVMRGDATPSQLAGFLLALRAKGETVDEIVGFRDAILEAALPLPVPAEVLDIVGTGGDRFGTVNVSTMSAIVAAATGIPVVKHGNKAASSASGSSDVLGALGIDLSLSPERVAEVLAEVGITFAFASAFHPGFRHAGPTRAELGVPTVFNFLGPLCNPARAEANAVGVANLDRVPLITGVFQTRGATALVFRGDDGLDELTTTGHSRVWEISRGDIHEHDLDPRDLGIPLADIGDLLGGDAAHNAAVVHRVLDGEAGAVRDIVLLNAAAGIVSYELFRDAAQVQFPIVERLARARDTAAAAIDSGAAAAKLAAWVEATSADVV, from the coding sequence ATGGCGGAGCTCTATTCCTGGCCCGAGATCCTCACCGCGGTGCTCGATCGACGAGACCTCAGCGTGTCCGAATCCACGTGGGCGATGCGGCAGGTGATGCGCGGCGACGCGACGCCATCGCAGCTGGCCGGGTTCCTCCTCGCCCTGCGGGCGAAGGGCGAGACGGTCGACGAGATCGTCGGCTTCCGCGACGCCATCCTCGAAGCAGCGCTGCCGCTCCCGGTGCCGGCCGAGGTGCTCGACATCGTCGGCACCGGAGGCGATCGCTTCGGCACGGTGAACGTGTCGACGATGTCGGCGATCGTCGCCGCCGCGACGGGCATCCCGGTCGTCAAGCACGGCAACAAGGCCGCCAGCTCGGCATCCGGCTCCTCCGACGTGCTCGGAGCGCTCGGCATCGATCTGTCGCTGTCGCCGGAGCGAGTCGCTGAGGTACTCGCGGAGGTCGGGATCACCTTCGCCTTCGCGTCCGCGTTCCACCCCGGCTTCCGTCACGCCGGACCGACGCGCGCCGAGCTCGGCGTGCCCACCGTCTTCAACTTCCTCGGGCCGCTGTGCAACCCCGCGCGGGCCGAGGCGAACGCCGTCGGCGTCGCGAACCTCGACCGCGTGCCGCTCATCACGGGGGTGTTCCAGACCCGCGGCGCCACGGCGCTCGTCTTCCGCGGCGATGACGGTCTGGACGAGCTGACGACGACGGGGCACAGCCGGGTGTGGGAGATCAGCCGCGGCGACATCCACGAGCACGACCTCGATCCGCGTGACCTCGGCATCCCGCTGGCCGACATCGGCGATCTGCTCGGCGGCGACGCGGCGCACAACGCCGCGGTCGTCCACCGCGTGCTCGACGGCGAAGCCGGGGCGGTGCGGGACATCGTGCTGCTGAACGCGGCCGCCGGCATCGTGTCGTACGAGCTGTTCCGCGATGCCGCCCAGGTGCAGTTCCCCATCGTCGAGCGCCTGGCACGCGCGCGCGACACGGCGGCGGCGGCGATCGACAGCGGGGCGGCGGCGGCGAAGCTCGCGGCCTGGGTGGAAGCCACCTCCGCAGACGTGGTCTGA
- the ctaE gene encoding aa3-type cytochrome oxidase subunit III, translated as MGSVTTSSATYSQALRSVKRPDPVAVGTIVWLGSEVMFFAGLFAIYFTLRNASPELWAERTELLNIPFAAVNTVILILSSFTAQAGVFAAERFQPYRRGSFWQFRQWGMVEWFYLSFIMGAVFVSGQVWEYATLVAEGMPISADSYASAFYITTGFHALHVTAGLIAFLLVIGRAFAVKNFGRKEMTSAIVVSYYWHFVDVVWIVLFAVIYFVK; from the coding sequence ATGGGGAGCGTGACGACCTCTTCAGCGACCTATTCCCAAGCCTTGCGCTCCGTCAAGCGGCCGGATCCGGTCGCCGTCGGCACCATCGTCTGGCTCGGCAGCGAGGTCATGTTCTTCGCGGGCCTGTTCGCGATCTACTTCACGCTGCGCAACGCCTCCCCCGAGCTGTGGGCAGAGCGCACCGAGCTGCTGAACATCCCGTTCGCCGCCGTGAACACCGTCATCCTGATCCTGTCGTCGTTCACGGCCCAGGCCGGCGTGTTCGCCGCCGAGCGCTTCCAGCCCTACCGTCGCGGCTCGTTCTGGCAGTTCCGCCAGTGGGGCATGGTCGAGTGGTTCTACCTGAGCTTCATCATGGGCGCCGTCTTCGTCTCCGGCCAGGTGTGGGAGTACGCGACGCTCGTCGCGGAAGGCATGCCCATCAGCGCGGACTCGTACGCCTCGGCGTTCTACATCACCACCGGCTTCCACGCGCTGCACGTCACCGCCGGCCTCATCGCGTTCCTGCTCGTCATCGGTCGCGCCTTCGCCGTCAAGAACTTCGGCCGCAAGGAGATGACCTCGGCGATCGTCGTGTCCTACTACTGGCACTTCGTCGACGTCGTGTGGATCGTCCTGTTCGCCGTCATCTACTTCGTCAAGTGA
- the qcrC gene encoding cytochrome bc1 complex diheme cytochrome c subunit — translation MAPKNSRPKAGRRSKWAAAALIGIGLLVTGGVYAGASAAMAATEPTTASSALTVEDGKKLFQANCATCHGMNLEGTADGPSLYGVGELAVEFQMSTGRMPLQMQGPQAPQKPVQFTEDQIKAIAAWVQSVSPGPTYPPAEIIDGKGDVANGAELFRINCAMCHNVAAAGGALTEGKYAPALTNTSALHMYAAMVTGPQNMPVFNDMTLTPEEKRDIISALLYLQENESPGGFSLGSLGPVSEGLFIWIFGIGSLIGLTVWITAKSN, via the coding sequence ATGGCACCCAAGAACTCGCGCCCCAAGGCCGGCCGCCGCAGCAAGTGGGCCGCAGCCGCCCTCATCGGCATCGGCCTGCTCGTCACGGGGGGCGTCTACGCCGGCGCCTCCGCCGCCATGGCGGCCACCGAGCCGACCACGGCATCCAGCGCCCTCACCGTCGAAGACGGCAAGAAGCTCTTCCAGGCCAACTGCGCCACCTGTCACGGGATGAACCTGGAGGGCACCGCCGACGGCCCGTCGCTGTACGGCGTGGGCGAGCTGGCGGTGGAGTTCCAGATGTCCACCGGCCGCATGCCGCTGCAGATGCAGGGCCCGCAGGCGCCGCAGAAGCCCGTGCAGTTCACCGAGGACCAGATCAAGGCGATCGCCGCCTGGGTGCAGTCTGTTTCCCCCGGTCCGACCTACCCGCCGGCGGAGATCATCGACGGCAAGGGCGACGTGGCCAACGGTGCCGAGCTCTTCCGCATCAACTGCGCGATGTGCCACAACGTCGCCGCCGCCGGTGGTGCGCTGACCGAGGGCAAGTACGCGCCCGCCCTGACCAACACCAGCGCCCTGCACATGTACGCGGCGATGGTCACCGGCCCGCAGAACATGCCGGTCTTCAACGACATGACCCTCACCCCCGAGGAGAAGCGCGACATCATCTCGGCGCTGCTCTACCTGCAGGAGAACGAGTCTCCCGGCGGCTTCTCGCTCGGCTCGCTCGGCCCGGTCTCCGAGGGTCTGTTCATCTGGATCTTCGGCATCGGATCGCTCATCGGCCTCACCGTGTGGATCACGGCGAAGTCGAACTGA
- the qcrA gene encoding cytochrome bc1 complex Rieske iron-sulfur subunit — protein sequence MAHEEDALEHERASWKPSPGLAVAVPDPVHNPGLPPHRERITDKDPAAMKRAVRTVYTLFYLSLAGSIWAIAAYMLFPIESGRIVDIRHNNLFIGLGIGLALLAIGIGAIHWSKAIMSDKEFIEPRHATRGRDTTREAAVQVFRDANEESGFGRRTAIRGSLIAALVASILPGITLFRGLAPHSSEANPIAGDPVALLSHTMWKKGERLAHDPSGRPIRAADLTLGSAVHVIPESLAELSHHDGYLEEKAKAIVLLMRLLPEQLPADQNKLEWSYNGIVAYSKVCTHVGCPVALYEQQTHHLLCPCHQSQFDVSRSAAVIFGPAARPLPQLPITVDDEGYLIAQSDFTEPVGPSFWERH from the coding sequence ATGGCACACGAGGAAGACGCGCTCGAGCACGAGAGGGCGTCATGGAAGCCCTCCCCCGGGCTCGCCGTCGCCGTTCCCGACCCCGTGCACAACCCGGGCCTCCCGCCGCACCGGGAGCGCATCACGGACAAGGACCCGGCCGCCATGAAGCGCGCCGTCCGCACGGTCTACACGCTGTTCTACCTCTCGCTGGCCGGCAGCATCTGGGCGATCGCCGCCTACATGCTCTTCCCCATCGAGAGCGGCCGGATCGTCGACATCCGACACAACAACCTGTTCATCGGCCTCGGCATCGGTCTCGCCCTGCTGGCCATCGGCATCGGTGCGATCCACTGGTCCAAGGCCATCATGAGCGACAAGGAGTTCATCGAGCCGCGGCATGCCACCCGTGGTCGCGACACGACGCGTGAGGCGGCCGTCCAGGTCTTCCGCGACGCCAACGAGGAGTCCGGCTTCGGTCGCCGCACGGCCATCCGCGGTTCGCTGATCGCCGCGCTCGTCGCGTCGATCCTCCCCGGCATCACCCTCTTCCGCGGTCTGGCCCCCCACAGCAGCGAGGCCAACCCGATCGCGGGCGACCCGGTCGCGCTCCTCAGCCACACCATGTGGAAGAAGGGTGAGCGCCTTGCGCACGACCCCAGCGGTAGGCCCATCCGCGCCGCGGATCTGACGCTCGGCTCCGCCGTGCACGTCATCCCGGAGTCGCTCGCCGAGCTCAGCCACCACGACGGCTACCTCGAGGAGAAGGCGAAGGCGATCGTCCTGCTGATGCGCCTGCTCCCCGAGCAGCTGCCGGCCGACCAGAACAAGCTGGAGTGGTCCTACAACGGCATCGTGGCCTACTCCAAGGTGTGCACGCACGTCGGCTGCCCCGTCGCCCTGTACGAGCAGCAGACCCACCACCTCCTCTGCCCCTGCCACCAGTCGCAGTTCGACGTGTCGCGCTCGGCTGCGGTCATCTTCGGTCCGGCCGCGCGGCCGCTGCCGCAGCTGCCCATCACCGTCGACGACGAGGGCTACCTCATCGCGCAGAGCGACTTCACCGAACCTGTCGGCCCGAGCTTCTGGGAGCGCCATTGA
- the qcrB gene encoding cytochrome bc1 complex cytochrome b subunit: MSTATVTETGPDTAAGAKTSEKPLGGRFVAGAANYIDERTSISGFVKELGRKIFPDHWSFMLGEIALWSFVVVLLSGTFLTFFFQASMVETHYAGAYLPLRGVEMSAALDSTLRISFDIRGGLLVRQIHHWAALVFVAGIGVHMLRVFFTGAFRKPRELNWVIGFVLFILAMAEGFTGYSLPDDLLSGNGLRIIDGMIKGIPLIGTWTSFLLFGGEFPGTQIVGRLYTLHILLLPAILVALLAVHLMLMIVNKHTQFAGPGRTNSNVVGYPMMPVYMSKMGGFFFITFGVIVLIASLFTINPIWNYGPYDPSPVSAGTQPDWYIGFADGALRLVPPHLEFVLWDRTWSFNILIPLLVLGLFIVLVAIYPFIEAWITGDKREHHIAQRPRNAATRTAIGAAGVTFYAVLWAAASSDIIATHFWLTMEGVIHTLQALLFVGPVLAYFITKRICLALQKKDREIALHGYESGRIVRLPGGEYIEVHQPVDQYEVVKLVDFETNEPLVVRPNDKGRIPWHENLRASISRWFFEDRLSPVTQAELEAARAHQHHTLDHVTEEEDAEIQGMHERAGVPDAPHHPIDDGHNSETANRPSNVIIPDEDGSAKR, from the coding sequence TTGAGCACCGCGACTGTCACCGAGACAGGACCTGACACCGCCGCCGGCGCGAAGACCTCCGAGAAGCCCCTCGGCGGCCGGTTCGTCGCGGGCGCCGCGAACTACATCGACGAGCGCACCAGCATCTCCGGCTTCGTCAAGGAGCTGGGCCGGAAGATCTTCCCCGACCACTGGTCGTTCATGCTCGGCGAGATCGCCCTGTGGAGCTTCGTCGTCGTCCTGCTGTCCGGCACGTTCCTGACGTTCTTCTTCCAGGCGTCCATGGTCGAGACGCACTACGCCGGCGCGTACCTGCCGCTGCGCGGCGTGGAGATGTCCGCGGCCCTCGACTCGACGCTGCGGATCTCCTTCGACATCCGCGGCGGACTGCTCGTGCGCCAGATCCACCACTGGGCCGCGCTCGTGTTCGTCGCCGGCATCGGCGTGCACATGCTGCGCGTGTTCTTCACCGGCGCGTTCCGCAAGCCGCGCGAGCTCAACTGGGTGATCGGCTTCGTCCTGTTCATCCTCGCGATGGCGGAGGGCTTCACCGGCTACTCCCTGCCCGACGACCTGCTCTCCGGCAACGGTCTGCGCATCATCGACGGCATGATCAAGGGCATCCCGCTGATCGGCACCTGGACCTCGTTCCTCCTCTTCGGCGGCGAGTTCCCCGGCACGCAGATCGTGGGACGCCTGTACACGCTGCACATCCTGCTGCTGCCGGCGATCCTGGTGGCGCTGCTCGCGGTGCACCTGATGCTGATGATCGTCAACAAGCACACGCAGTTCGCCGGCCCCGGCCGCACGAACAGCAACGTCGTGGGCTACCCGATGATGCCGGTGTACATGTCCAAGATGGGCGGCTTCTTCTTCATCACGTTCGGTGTGATCGTGTTGATCGCGTCGCTGTTCACGATCAACCCGATCTGGAACTACGGCCCGTACGACCCGTCTCCGGTTTCCGCGGGCACCCAGCCCGACTGGTACATCGGCTTCGCCGACGGCGCGCTGCGTCTCGTGCCGCCGCACCTGGAGTTCGTGCTGTGGGACCGCACGTGGTCGTTCAACATCCTCATCCCGCTGCTGGTGCTCGGCCTGTTCATCGTGCTCGTCGCGATCTACCCCTTCATCGAGGCGTGGATCACCGGCGACAAGCGGGAGCACCACATCGCCCAGCGTCCGCGCAACGCGGCGACCCGCACGGCGATCGGCGCAGCCGGTGTGACCTTCTACGCCGTCCTGTGGGCCGCGGCATCCTCCGACATCATCGCGACCCACTTCTGGCTCACGATGGAAGGCGTCATCCACACCCTGCAGGCGCTGCTGTTCGTGGGTCCCGTGCTCGCGTACTTCATCACGAAGCGCATCTGCCTGGCCCTGCAGAAGAAGGATCGCGAGATCGCACTGCACGGCTACGAGTCGGGACGCATCGTCCGCCTGCCCGGTGGCGAGTACATCGAGGTTCACCAGCCCGTCGACCAGTACGAGGTCGTCAAGCTCGTCGACTTCGAGACCAACGAGCCGCTCGTGGTGCGCCCCAACGACAAGGGCCGGATCCCGTGGCACGAGAACCTCCGCGCGTCGATCTCGCGCTGGTTCTTCGAGGACCGACTGTCGCCGGTGACGCAGGCCGAGCTCGAGGCGGCCCGTGCGCACCAGCACCACACGCTGGACCACGTCACCGAAGAAGAGGATGCCGAGATCCAGGGCATGCACGAGCGCGCTGGTGTGCCGGATGCCCCGCATCACCCCATCGACGACGGCCACAACAGTGAGACGGCGAACCGCCCGTCGAACGTGATCATCCCGGATGAGGACGGCAGCGCGAAGCGCTGA
- a CDS encoding rhodanese-like domain-containing protein — MPDALAYFSAKLDHESDPSDVYAAQRAGEDVVLVDVRSDDAWAQGHARGAVHMPYRDIATRAPREIDRSATVVVYCWSPGCNAGAKGAIEFARLGYAVKEMIGGYEYWVREGLPTENATGPLPRVFDPQVMVVASRADRGGP, encoded by the coding sequence ATGCCCGACGCCCTCGCCTACTTCTCCGCCAAACTCGACCACGAGTCCGACCCGTCCGACGTCTATGCCGCCCAGCGCGCCGGCGAAGACGTCGTCCTCGTCGACGTCCGCAGCGACGACGCGTGGGCGCAGGGGCACGCGCGCGGCGCGGTCCACATGCCCTACCGCGACATCGCCACCCGTGCACCGCGCGAGATCGACCGATCGGCCACGGTGGTCGTCTACTGCTGGAGCCCGGGCTGCAACGCCGGAGCCAAGGGCGCGATCGAGTTCGCCCGGCTCGGGTACGCCGTCAAGGAGATGATCGGCGGCTACGAGTACTGGGTGCGGGAAGGCCTGCCGACCGAGAACGCCACCGGCCCCCTCCCCCGCGTCTTTGACCCGCAGGTGATGGTCGTCGCGAGCAGAGCTGACCGCGGCGGTCCCTGA
- a CDS encoding IS1634 family transposase, with protein MGWFVRKVRTASGATAVQIASKTRGVRTIVEHLGSAHDDEQLAVLVAIARERIAELAGHVPFDLDGLGATPPATTAPTVTGSRSRLLWDVLEDAYARLGFDAVGNDTFKKLVLARVVEPTSKADTLRVWDELGVPGAPSLSTVWRTLARSVEQDWRSKIAAAAYAHATRSGPLTVVLYDVTTLYFEAEREDKLRKVGMSKERRVDPQILVGLLVDQGGFPLEVHEFAGNRGETLTLLPVLDQFRERHSATEVVVVADAGMLSAANLNRLEDAGFGFIVGSRTSSAPYDLAEHYATVGNIVTDGETVETTRTMGAGVNARERRVVWQYSHKRKIRDNITLNKQIERAEQIAAGTRPAKKDRFVTLGTKPGVNWARVEKAREYIGLKGYVTNLSTATASAAEIVAAYHDLFQVEATFRMAKTDLRARPMFASTADSIHAHLTVVFCALAISRHLYKTTGVTVRRIVRALRPLRDVTITIDGHELTATTPPTGEAADIIAALRPGVGH; from the coding sequence GTGGGGTGGTTCGTGCGGAAGGTGCGCACCGCGTCGGGTGCGACGGCGGTGCAGATCGCGTCGAAGACCCGTGGTGTGCGGACGATCGTGGAGCACCTCGGCTCCGCGCACGACGATGAGCAGCTCGCGGTGCTGGTCGCGATCGCGCGGGAGCGGATCGCGGAGCTGGCCGGGCATGTCCCGTTCGATCTGGACGGGCTGGGCGCGACGCCGCCGGCCACGACCGCGCCGACGGTGACCGGGTCGAGGTCCAGGTTGTTGTGGGATGTCCTCGAGGACGCCTACGCCCGTCTCGGGTTCGACGCGGTCGGCAACGACACATTCAAGAAGCTGGTCCTGGCCCGCGTCGTCGAGCCGACCAGCAAGGCGGACACGCTGCGGGTGTGGGACGAGCTCGGTGTCCCGGGTGCGCCGTCGCTGTCGACCGTGTGGCGGACCCTCGCCCGCAGCGTTGAGCAGGACTGGCGGTCGAAGATCGCCGCCGCAGCCTACGCGCATGCGACCCGATCTGGCCCGCTCACCGTCGTGCTCTACGACGTCACCACCCTCTACTTCGAGGCGGAGCGTGAAGACAAGCTCCGCAAGGTCGGGATGAGCAAAGAGCGCCGCGTCGACCCGCAGATCCTCGTCGGCCTCCTCGTGGACCAGGGCGGGTTCCCCCTCGAAGTCCACGAGTTCGCGGGCAACAGGGGCGAGACTCTCACCCTGCTGCCCGTCCTCGACCAGTTCCGCGAACGTCACTCCGCGACCGAGGTCGTGGTCGTCGCGGACGCCGGCATGCTGTCCGCAGCGAACCTGAACCGGCTGGAGGACGCCGGGTTCGGTTTCATCGTCGGCTCCCGCACCTCCTCCGCGCCATACGATCTCGCCGAGCACTACGCGACCGTCGGGAACATCGTCACCGATGGGGAGACGGTCGAGACCACCCGAACCATGGGTGCGGGTGTGAACGCGCGGGAGCGGCGAGTGGTGTGGCAGTACTCCCACAAGCGGAAGATCCGCGACAACATCACGTTGAACAAGCAGATCGAACGCGCCGAGCAGATCGCTGCCGGCACCCGCCCGGCGAAGAAGGACCGGTTCGTCACCCTCGGCACCAAGCCCGGCGTGAACTGGGCAAGAGTCGAGAAGGCCCGCGAATACATCGGCCTCAAGGGGTACGTCACCAACCTCAGCACCGCGACGGCTTCCGCTGCAGAGATCGTGGCGGCCTACCATGACCTGTTCCAGGTCGAGGCGACGTTCCGGATGGCAAAGACCGACCTGCGGGCGAGGCCGATGTTCGCGTCGACCGCGGACTCGATCCACGCGCACCTCACCGTCGTGTTCTGCGCTCTCGCGATCAGCCGGCACCTCTACAAGACCACCGGCGTGACGGTCCGCCGTATCGTCCGCGCGCTGCGCCCGCTGCGTGACGTCACGATCACCATCGACGGACACGAACTCACCGCGACCACCCCGCCAACGGGGGAAGCCGCCGACATCATCGCCGCACTCCGGCCGGGCGTGGGGCACTAA
- a CDS encoding PP2C family protein-serine/threonine phosphatase: MGLSLRAGIASDVGEYRETNQDAAFAASWGAGVADGVGGGPAGDLASAALVHRLVSGGASVADAAELAVRIRAANWDLAAHVRRDPALAGMATTFTGVWFTRAGALLLAHTGDSRAYLLREGHLTRQTRDDSFVQVLVEHGIVREEDAMTHPRRNIITASLRGDADDLVRISTRIPVRHDRWLLCSDGVSDYLPDDAIAAVVASADDPAVAAQLVVAAALQAGSRDNVTAVVADVVDGPPTGEPPLFGGAAADRFRESFDAVAG; encoded by the coding sequence ATGGGTCTGTCGCTGCGCGCAGGCATCGCCAGCGACGTCGGCGAGTATCGCGAGACGAATCAGGATGCCGCCTTCGCGGCCTCGTGGGGAGCGGGTGTCGCTGACGGTGTCGGCGGCGGCCCGGCCGGTGATCTCGCCTCGGCGGCGCTCGTGCACCGTCTCGTCTCCGGCGGGGCGTCGGTGGCGGATGCCGCCGAGCTCGCCGTCCGCATCCGCGCCGCCAACTGGGACCTCGCCGCGCACGTGCGCCGTGATCCGGCACTGGCCGGTATGGCCACGACGTTCACCGGCGTGTGGTTCACCCGTGCCGGTGCGCTCCTCCTCGCGCACACGGGCGACTCTCGCGCGTACCTCCTGCGGGAAGGACACCTGACGCGGCAGACCCGTGACGACTCGTTCGTGCAGGTTCTCGTCGAGCACGGGATCGTCCGCGAAGAGGATGCCATGACGCACCCGCGCCGCAACATCATCACCGCGTCGCTCCGCGGCGACGCCGATGACCTGGTGCGGATCAGCACGCGCATCCCGGTGCGCCACGACCGTTGGCTGCTCTGCAGCGACGGGGTGAGCGACTACCTGCCGGATGACGCGATCGCGGCCGTCGTCGCGAGCGCCGACGATCCCGCTGTCGCGGCTCAGCTGGTGGTCGCCGCCGCGCTGCAGGCCGGGTCACGCGACAACGTCACGGCAGTCGTGGCCGACGTTGTCGACGGACCCCCGACGGGCGAGCCGCCGCTATTCGGCGGGGCCGCCGCAGACCGCTTCAGGGAGAGCTTCGACGCCGTCGCCGGCTAG
- a CDS encoding cytochrome c oxidase subunit 4 yields MKTNVNLWWILAAFFLLVTGIYTGWNIIEHSDRPWFHAIEWVGTVALLFTAFMSVMIAFYVDRVHRAQGGELPEDVLTADIDDGDPEMGEFSPWSWWPLVLALSASLGILGLAVGTFLLPIGLALFVVAIVGWVYEYYRGYFAR; encoded by the coding sequence GTGAAGACCAACGTCAACCTCTGGTGGATCCTCGCCGCGTTCTTCCTGCTGGTGACCGGGATCTACACCGGCTGGAACATCATCGAGCACTCAGACCGTCCGTGGTTCCACGCGATCGAGTGGGTCGGCACCGTGGCCCTGCTGTTCACGGCGTTCATGTCGGTGATGATCGCCTTCTACGTCGACCGTGTGCACCGCGCGCAGGGCGGTGAGCTGCCCGAGGACGTCCTGACGGCGGACATCGACGACGGCGACCCCGAGATGGGCGAGTTCAGCCCGTGGTCGTGGTGGCCGCTCGTGCTCGCGCTGTCGGCATCCCTCGGCATCCTCGGCCTCGCGGTGGGCACCTTCCTGCTGCCCATCGGCCTCGCCCTCTTCGTCGTCGCGATCGTCGGCTGGGTGTACGAGTACTACCGCGGATACTTCGCACGCTGA